A genome region from Stenotrophomonas maltophilia includes the following:
- the zupT gene encoding zinc transporter ZupT, whose product MLQIPPENIWIALAVTLAAGLATAIGSLLVLFSRRPNPRLLAFGLAFAGGAMVYVSLSEILNKSIASFALAYGERTGFTYGTLAFLLGVIVIVLIDHFIPNPHDSLDKQDPAFRENSREYLKRVALLTSIAITAHNFPEGLATFFATLESPSVGMPLAFAIAIHNIPEGIAIAVPVYFATQNKFYAFSASLLSGLAEPVGAALGYWLLSGSLSHATFGWVFGLIAGVMVFLALDELLPAAKRYAKGHETVYGLVAGMGTLAISLVLFKW is encoded by the coding sequence ATGCTGCAGATTCCCCCCGAAAACATCTGGATCGCGCTGGCGGTCACCCTCGCGGCCGGCCTTGCCACCGCGATCGGCAGCCTGTTGGTGCTGTTCTCGCGCCGCCCCAACCCGCGCCTGCTGGCCTTCGGCCTGGCCTTCGCTGGCGGCGCGATGGTCTACGTCTCGCTGTCGGAAATCCTCAACAAGTCCATTGCCTCGTTCGCACTGGCCTATGGCGAGCGCACCGGCTTCACCTACGGCACCCTGGCCTTTCTGCTGGGCGTGATCGTCATCGTGCTGATCGACCACTTCATTCCCAACCCGCATGACAGCCTGGACAAGCAGGATCCCGCATTCCGCGAGAACAGCCGCGAGTACCTGAAGCGCGTCGCGCTGCTGACCTCGATCGCGATCACCGCGCACAATTTCCCGGAAGGGTTGGCGACCTTCTTCGCTACGCTGGAAAGCCCGTCGGTGGGCATGCCGCTGGCCTTCGCCATCGCCATCCACAATATTCCCGAGGGCATCGCAATCGCGGTGCCGGTGTACTTCGCCACCCAGAACAAGTTCTATGCGTTCAGTGCCAGCCTGCTGTCCGGCCTGGCCGAGCCGGTGGGCGCGGCGCTGGGCTACTGGCTGCTGTCAGGATCGCTGTCGCACGCCACGTTTGGCTGGGTGTTCGGACTGATCGCCGGCGTGATGGTGTTCCTGGCGCTGGACGAACTGCTGCCTGCGGCCAAGCGCTACGCCAAGGGCCACGAAACCGTGTACGGGCTGGTGGCCGGCATGGGCACGCTGGCGATCAGCCTGGTGCTGTTCAAGTGGTGA
- a CDS encoding Rne/Rng family ribonuclease — protein MKRMLINATQAEELRVAIVDGQSLYDIDIEQPSKEQKKSNIYKGRIFRIEPSLEAAFVEYGGGRHGFLPLKEISRDYFQAGVDHNKAGIRELLKEGQEIVVQVDKEERGNKGAALTTFISLAGRYMVLMPNSPSAGGVSRRIEGEDRAALKDALDKLNIPDDMGVIIRTAGVGRDAEELQWDLDYLLNVWRAIAEAALSKPAPFLIYQESRLIVRALRDYLRADIGEILVDTEEMYEHAREFMQQVMPQTLRKLKHYKDDIPLFNRFQIESQIEGAYERNVRLPSGGSIVVDQTEALTAVDVNSSRATKGSDIEDTAFQTNLEAAEEVARQLRLRDLGGLVVIDFIDMASNKHQREVENRLANALKYDRARVQVGRISRFGLLEMSRQRLRPSLGESSQIVCPRCDGHGRMRSVESLSLSIIRVAEEHAMKENTGQVLVQAPVEIANYLLNEKRSALREIEQRHEAPIVIVADEQLHTPHYTVTRLRENELGEESSKPSYQRGTPRKLPVHALTKGQLNIPPPAVTQVKHTSPAPVREEAEPAKAAPAPVAAAPVAAAPSGGVIGWLKRVFGGEPAPAPAAAAPAARQQQDGGRKDRNKDRNKDRKDRRDENRGNGGNGNAQQQKDGGNRKDRAEQRNKDGRNGNNGNAQQQPQQGKQKDGQQQPQQQNKSRNEQQGQNQQQPKLKQPKQPRPQQQDGDKPAEKPQRNAADAPAEAVTAAAAVAATAVAANVVTAQEATAPVAPVVPLAAAPVDAAAPVETAANAASEAEVIAVAGEEAATDPNGEQAGEGATRRRRGRRGGRRRRRGGAENAAGNDSLSDDQDDGDDGDDADGAEPNIDNPAGTAPAAAAQPTRSQPEFDFDDEAEPVAVEAEKPARAAAAVVAAPVAVVSSAVVEAAAPITAEVPAPIETAAKAEPVSSPVQTSMLDAIDAATPAQPVAAAAPAVEAKPVAVEAAPAAEVAPVIEAKPAAVEVVPVAEAKPAVTETAPVVEAKPEIVEAAPVVEAKPVAEPVVVAEQPVAPVAVEAAPVEAAAPVAEAVVTPSIDPVADGHTDAAAQAAEAKADEEDEEAAKRTPPAN, from the coding sequence ATGAAGCGAATGCTGATCAACGCCACGCAGGCTGAAGAGCTGCGTGTTGCCATCGTGGATGGCCAGTCGTTGTATGACATCGACATCGAACAGCCGTCGAAGGAACAGAAGAAGTCCAACATCTACAAGGGCCGGATCTTCCGTATCGAGCCCTCGCTGGAAGCGGCCTTCGTCGAATACGGTGGTGGCCGCCATGGCTTCCTGCCGCTGAAGGAAATCTCCCGCGACTACTTCCAGGCCGGCGTCGACCACAACAAGGCCGGCATCCGCGAGCTGCTGAAGGAAGGCCAGGAGATCGTCGTCCAAGTCGACAAGGAAGAGCGTGGCAACAAGGGCGCTGCCCTGACCACGTTCATCTCGCTGGCCGGCCGCTACATGGTGCTGATGCCGAACTCGCCCAGCGCTGGCGGCGTGTCCCGTCGCATCGAAGGCGAAGACCGTGCCGCCCTGAAGGACGCCCTGGACAAGCTCAATATCCCTGATGACATGGGCGTGATCATCCGTACCGCCGGCGTCGGCCGCGATGCGGAAGAGCTGCAGTGGGATCTGGACTACCTGCTCAACGTCTGGCGCGCCATCGCCGAGGCCGCGCTGAGCAAGCCGGCCCCGTTCCTGATCTACCAGGAATCGCGCCTGATCGTGCGCGCCCTGCGTGACTACCTGCGTGCCGACATCGGCGAGATCCTGGTGGACACCGAGGAGATGTACGAGCACGCCCGCGAGTTCATGCAGCAGGTGATGCCGCAGACCCTGCGCAAGCTCAAGCACTACAAGGACGACATCCCGCTGTTCAACCGCTTCCAGATCGAATCGCAGATCGAAGGCGCCTACGAGCGCAACGTGCGCCTGCCGTCGGGCGGCTCGATCGTGGTCGACCAGACCGAAGCGCTGACCGCCGTCGACGTGAACTCCTCGCGCGCCACCAAGGGCAGCGACATCGAGGACACCGCCTTCCAGACCAACCTGGAAGCGGCCGAGGAAGTGGCCCGCCAGCTGCGCCTGCGTGACCTGGGCGGCCTGGTGGTGATCGACTTCATCGACATGGCCTCCAACAAGCACCAGCGTGAGGTCGAGAACCGCCTGGCCAACGCGCTGAAGTACGACCGCGCGCGGGTCCAGGTCGGCCGCATCTCGCGCTTCGGCCTGCTGGAAATGAGCCGCCAGCGCCTGCGCCCGAGCCTGGGCGAGTCCAGCCAGATCGTCTGCCCGCGTTGTGACGGCCACGGCCGCATGCGCAGCGTCGAGTCGCTGTCGCTGTCGATCATCCGCGTTGCCGAAGAGCATGCAATGAAGGAGAACACCGGGCAGGTGCTGGTGCAGGCCCCGGTGGAGATCGCCAATTACCTGCTGAACGAGAAGCGCAGCGCCCTGCGCGAGATCGAACAGCGCCACGAAGCGCCGATCGTGATCGTCGCCGACGAGCAGCTGCACACCCCGCACTACACCGTCACCCGCCTGCGCGAGAACGAGCTGGGTGAAGAAAGCAGCAAGCCCAGCTACCAGCGCGGCACCCCGCGCAAGCTGCCGGTGCACGCCCTGACCAAGGGCCAGCTGAATATCCCGCCGCCGGCCGTGACCCAGGTCAAGCACACCTCCCCGGCCCCGGTGCGCGAGGAAGCAGAACCGGCCAAGGCGGCGCCTGCCCCGGTCGCCGCAGCGCCGGTGGCAGCGGCACCGAGCGGTGGCGTGATCGGTTGGCTCAAGCGCGTGTTCGGTGGCGAACCGGCCCCGGCACCGGCAGCCGCGGCTCCCGCCGCCCGCCAGCAGCAGGACGGCGGCCGCAAGGACCGCAACAAGGATCGCAACAAGGACCGCAAGGACCGTCGCGACGAAAACCGTGGCAACGGTGGAAACGGCAACGCGCAGCAGCAGAAGGATGGCGGCAACCGCAAGGACCGTGCTGAGCAGCGCAACAAGGACGGCCGCAACGGCAACAACGGCAATGCCCAGCAGCAGCCGCAGCAGGGCAAGCAGAAGGATGGCCAGCAGCAGCCGCAGCAGCAGAACAAGTCGCGCAACGAGCAGCAGGGCCAGAACCAGCAGCAGCCGAAGCTGAAGCAGCCCAAGCAGCCGCGTCCGCAGCAGCAGGACGGTGACAAGCCGGCCGAGAAGCCGCAGCGCAACGCCGCCGATGCACCGGCCGAAGCCGTGACCGCGGCAGCAGCCGTGGCCGCCACCGCCGTCGCCGCCAATGTGGTGACCGCGCAGGAAGCCACTGCCCCGGTTGCGCCGGTTGTGCCGCTGGCCGCCGCTCCGGTGGACGCCGCAGCACCGGTCGAGACCGCTGCCAACGCTGCCAGCGAGGCCGAGGTGATTGCGGTTGCCGGTGAAGAGGCTGCAACCGACCCCAATGGCGAGCAGGCAGGCGAAGGCGCGACCCGCCGTCGCCGTGGCCGTCGTGGTGGCCGTCGTCGTCGTCGCGGTGGCGCCGAGAACGCCGCCGGCAACGATTCCCTGAGTGATGACCAGGACGATGGTGATGACGGTGATGACGCCGATGGCGCTGAGCCGAACATCGACAACCCTGCCGGCACTGCGCCGGCCGCCGCCGCACAGCCGACCCGTTCGCAGCCGGAGTTCGATTTCGATGACGAAGCCGAACCGGTCGCTGTCGAAGCCGAGAAGCCGGCCCGCGCTGCCGCCGCTGTTGTCGCCGCGCCGGTCGCGGTGGTGAGCAGCGCCGTGGTCGAGGCTGCCGCACCGATCACCGCCGAAGTGCCGGCGCCGATCGAAACCGCAGCCAAGGCAGAGCCGGTGTCCTCGCCGGTGCAGACCAGCATGCTCGATGCCATCGACGCAGCAACCCCGGCGCAGCCGGTGGCCGCTGCTGCTCCGGCGGTCGAAGCAAAGCCGGTCGCGGTTGAAGCAGCCCCGGCTGCGGAAGTCGCTCCGGTGATCGAGGCCAAGCCGGCGGCAGTCGAGGTTGTACCGGTGGCTGAAGCCAAGCCGGCCGTTACCGAAACCGCTCCGGTGGTAGAAGCCAAGCCGGAGATCGTTGAGGCTGCTCCGGTGGTTGAAGCCAAGCCGGTCGCCGAGCCCGTCGTGGTCGCCGAACAGCCGGTCGCGCCGGTGGCGGTGGAAGCCGCGCCGGTCGAAGCCGCCGCCCCGGTCGCCGAAGCGGTGGTGACGCCGTCGATCGACCCGGTCGCCGACGGCCACACCGACGCTGCCGCCCAGGCGGCCGAAGCCAAGGCCGACGAAGAAGATGAAGAGGCCGCCAAGCGCACGCCGCCGGCGAACTGA
- a CDS encoding RluA family pseudouridine synthase: MTAQDPTKPAGDKPSVRMITVPADRAGQRLDNFLLGQLKGAPRSLVYKLVRSGQVRVNGGRAKAERKLEAGDEVRVPPVRLSEEGDKAGPPEAFMRRLEQAIVFEDARLLALNKPTGVASHGGSGISFGAIETLRALRPGQTLELVHRLDRDTSGLLIVAKKRSALSELQALLREDHGAGIRKRYLTLLAGRMPDGVMTVDAPLHVGLRQGGERHVQVNAIGKESISHFRVLERRGGHSYCEVRIETGRTHQIRVHAQHLGHPVAGDDKYGDPAVNKRLRDQIGLKRLFLHAASLEFALDDGKSPYVLNAPLADELVEALDRLK, encoded by the coding sequence ATGACCGCCCAAGACCCGACCAAACCCGCTGGCGACAAGCCTTCCGTGCGCATGATCACCGTTCCCGCCGACCGCGCCGGCCAGCGCCTGGACAACTTCCTGCTTGGCCAGCTGAAGGGCGCCCCGCGCAGCCTGGTCTACAAGCTGGTGCGCAGCGGCCAGGTACGGGTGAATGGCGGCCGTGCCAAGGCCGAACGCAAGCTGGAGGCGGGTGACGAGGTGCGTGTGCCGCCGGTCCGTCTCAGTGAAGAGGGAGACAAGGCCGGTCCTCCGGAGGCGTTCATGCGCCGCCTGGAGCAGGCCATCGTCTTCGAGGACGCTCGCCTGCTGGCCCTGAACAAGCCCACCGGGGTGGCCAGCCACGGTGGCAGCGGCATCAGCTTCGGCGCCATCGAGACCCTGCGCGCGCTGCGCCCGGGGCAGACCCTGGAACTGGTCCACCGGCTGGACCGCGACACCTCGGGCCTGCTGATCGTGGCCAAGAAGCGCTCGGCGCTGAGCGAACTGCAGGCCCTGCTGCGTGAAGACCACGGTGCCGGCATCCGCAAGCGCTACCTGACCCTGCTGGCCGGGCGCATGCCCGACGGCGTGATGACGGTCGATGCGCCGCTGCATGTCGGCCTGCGCCAGGGTGGCGAGCGCCATGTGCAGGTCAACGCGATCGGCAAGGAATCGATCAGCCACTTCCGGGTGCTGGAGCGCCGCGGCGGCCATTCCTACTGCGAAGTGCGCATCGAGACCGGCCGGACCCACCAGATCCGCGTGCATGCCCAGCACCTGGGGCATCCCGTGGCCGGTGACGACAAATACGGCGATCCTGCGGTCAACAAGCGGCTTCGTGATCAGATCGGGCTGAAACGACTGTTCCTGCACGCGGCGTCGCTGGAGTTCGCACTGGACGACGGCAAGAGCCCGTATGTGCTGAACGCGCCGCTGGCGGATGAGCTGGTCGAGGCGCTGGACCGGCTGAAGTAA
- a CDS encoding discoidin domain-containing protein produces the protein MKRAIAVGLGLLWTSLAIAAPPALPAPKVLDDFDDIAAWKLVLSDQVSGSLRPVSGAGGGRALCLDYDFHDVSGYVGIRRALNIEYPVNYRFGFQLRGDSPGNDLQFKLIDASGDNVWWVNRPGYSFPRAWTPVEYRRRQIDKAWGPSPGKDMASSAAVEFTIYSKVGGRGTVCFDKLTLQGLPPQDDSALVPSVIADTATALQDRMIDGKSDTFWISGGVKQQTISLDLHKSREIGGAVIDWLPNLEARRYTVRTSEDGRDWRTVREVTSGAGGRDWLALPDTDARYVRFDLQDGPNWRYGIRDIALKPLAFAATPNAFLSSVAADLPRGSLPRAYVGEQPYWTLLGLDGGQEQALISEDGALEPAKGSFSIEPFIRLDGKLLDWSKVAITQSLQDHYLPIANVDWVHEKAGLAVTGFVQGTPERAQLIGRYRLSNPDKVAHEYTLALAIRPWQVNPPTQFLNTVGGFSRIDALDVGEQLVRVNGEPRIYPLQVPDARFASTFDGKLDAMHLADGKYPAATAVKDSTGMASGALIYTIKLEPGQSREVAVVLPQTGGWAPKALDVAKAQAQVAEQWRQKLGVVSLQVPAAGQPLVDTLRTAVAHMLISRVGPRLQPGTRSYARSWIRDGAMISEGLLRMGRSDAVRDYINWYAPYQFENGKVPCCVDARGSDPVPENDSHGELIYSIAEYGRYTGDSTFTELMWPHVQGAYTYMEQLRASERTEENRARNPAFYGMMPASISHEGYSAKPMHSYWDNFWALRGYKDAALLATQLGKVEAMQIAESRDQFRDDLQASLLSAMQQHTIDYLPGSAELGDFDATSTTIALAPGGEQGRLPQQALEATFERYWKEFVARRDGKREWKDYTPYEWRNVAAFVRLGWRDRAWQATEFFFKDRAPQAWNQWAEVVSRTPRKPFFVGDLPHAWVASDFVRSALDMFAYNRDMDDALVLAAGVPTAWLQGEGIAVQGLRTPQGQLNYRLQRSDKQLVLEVQPGLLPPVGGVVLPWPYAGDPGEATINGEAAEWVNKELHVHQLPARVEIDVPGAVRRAERKGQ, from the coding sequence ATGAAGCGAGCGATCGCCGTTGGACTGGGCCTGTTGTGGACCTCCCTGGCGATCGCCGCACCCCCGGCGCTGCCGGCACCGAAGGTGCTGGACGACTTCGACGACATCGCGGCCTGGAAGTTGGTGCTGTCCGACCAGGTCAGCGGTTCGCTGCGTCCGGTCAGCGGCGCCGGCGGTGGCCGCGCGCTGTGCCTGGACTACGATTTCCACGATGTCTCCGGCTACGTCGGCATCCGTCGTGCGCTGAACATCGAGTACCCGGTCAATTACCGCTTCGGCTTCCAGCTGCGCGGTGATTCGCCGGGCAACGACCTGCAGTTCAAGCTGATCGACGCCAGCGGCGACAACGTCTGGTGGGTCAACCGTCCCGGCTACAGCTTCCCCAGGGCATGGACGCCGGTCGAGTACCGGCGTCGGCAGATTGACAAGGCGTGGGGGCCGTCGCCCGGGAAGGACATGGCGAGCAGCGCCGCCGTCGAATTCACCATCTACAGCAAGGTCGGCGGCCGCGGCACGGTGTGCTTCGACAAGCTGACCCTGCAGGGCCTGCCGCCGCAGGATGATTCGGCGCTGGTGCCGTCGGTGATCGCCGATACCGCCACCGCGCTGCAGGACCGCATGATCGATGGCAAGAGCGATACGTTCTGGATCAGCGGTGGCGTCAAGCAGCAGACCATCAGCCTGGACCTGCACAAGAGCCGCGAGATCGGCGGTGCGGTGATCGACTGGCTGCCGAATCTGGAAGCGCGCCGCTACACCGTGCGTACCTCGGAAGATGGCCGCGACTGGCGCACTGTGCGCGAGGTGACCAGCGGCGCCGGTGGCCGTGACTGGCTGGCGCTGCCGGATACCGATGCACGCTACGTGCGCTTCGATCTGCAGGATGGCCCGAACTGGCGTTACGGCATCCGTGACATCGCACTGAAGCCGCTGGCGTTCGCCGCCACGCCCAATGCCTTCCTGTCCTCGGTGGCCGCCGATCTGCCGCGTGGCTCGCTGCCGCGTGCCTATGTGGGCGAACAGCCGTACTGGACCCTGCTCGGCCTTGATGGCGGCCAGGAACAGGCGCTGATCAGCGAAGATGGCGCGCTGGAGCCGGCCAAGGGCAGCTTCAGCATCGAGCCGTTCATCCGCCTCGATGGCAAGCTGCTGGACTGGTCAAAGGTCGCGATCACCCAGTCGCTGCAGGATCACTACCTGCCGATCGCCAATGTCGACTGGGTGCATGAAAAGGCCGGCCTGGCGGTGACCGGTTTCGTGCAGGGCACACCGGAGCGTGCGCAGCTGATCGGCCGCTACCGGCTGAGCAATCCGGACAAGGTCGCACACGAATACACCCTGGCACTGGCGATCCGGCCGTGGCAGGTCAATCCGCCCACGCAGTTCCTCAATACCGTCGGTGGCTTCAGCCGCATCGATGCACTGGATGTCGGCGAGCAGCTGGTGCGGGTCAACGGCGAGCCGCGCATCTACCCGCTGCAGGTTCCGGATGCGCGCTTTGCCAGCACGTTCGATGGCAAGCTCGATGCGATGCATCTGGCGGACGGCAAGTACCCGGCAGCCACCGCAGTGAAGGACAGCACCGGCATGGCGTCGGGCGCGTTGATCTACACGATCAAGCTCGAGCCCGGCCAGAGCCGCGAGGTGGCGGTGGTACTGCCGCAGACCGGTGGCTGGGCGCCGAAGGCGCTGGACGTGGCCAAGGCGCAGGCGCAGGTGGCCGAGCAGTGGCGGCAGAAGCTGGGCGTGGTCTCGCTGCAGGTGCCCGCTGCGGGCCAGCCGCTGGTCGACACCCTGCGCACGGCAGTCGCGCACATGCTGATCTCGCGCGTCGGGCCGCGCCTGCAGCCGGGCACGCGTTCCTATGCCCGCAGCTGGATCCGCGATGGCGCGATGATTTCCGAGGGCCTGCTGCGCATGGGGCGCAGCGATGCGGTGCGTGACTACATCAACTGGTATGCGCCGTACCAGTTCGAGAACGGCAAGGTGCCGTGCTGCGTCGACGCGCGCGGCAGCGACCCGGTGCCGGAGAACGACAGCCACGGTGAGCTGATCTACAGCATCGCCGAGTACGGGCGCTATACCGGCGACAGCACCTTCACCGAGCTGATGTGGCCGCACGTGCAGGGCGCTTACACCTACATGGAGCAGCTGCGCGCCAGCGAGCGCACCGAAGAGAACCGCGCGCGCAACCCGGCCTTCTACGGGATGATGCCGGCCTCGATCAGCCACGAAGGCTATTCGGCCAAGCCGATGCATTCGTACTGGGACAACTTCTGGGCGCTGCGCGGCTACAAGGACGCGGCGCTGCTTGCGACCCAGCTGGGCAAGGTCGAAGCGATGCAGATCGCTGAATCGCGTGACCAGTTCCGTGATGACCTGCAGGCATCGCTGCTGTCGGCGATGCAGCAGCACACCATCGACTATCTGCCGGGCTCGGCCGAACTGGGCGATTTCGATGCGACCTCGACCACCATCGCGCTGGCGCCGGGCGGCGAGCAGGGCCGACTGCCGCAGCAGGCGCTGGAGGCGACCTTCGAGCGCTACTGGAAGGAGTTCGTGGCCCGTCGCGATGGCAAGCGGGAGTGGAAGGACTACACCCCGTACGAGTGGCGCAACGTGGCCGCTTTCGTGCGCCTGGGCTGGCGTGACCGCGCCTGGCAGGCCACCGAATTCTTCTTCAAGGACCGTGCGCCGCAGGCCTGGAACCAGTGGGCCGAAGTGGTCTCGCGCACCCCGCGCAAGCCGTTCTTCGTCGGCGACCTGCCGCACGCGTGGGTAGCCTCGGATTTCGTGCGTTCGGCGCTGGACATGTTCGCTTACAACCGCGACATGGACGATGCGCTGGTGCTGGCCGCTGGCGTGCCGACCGCGTGGCTGCAGGGCGAGGGCATCGCCGTTCAGGGCCTGCGCACCCCGCAGGGCCAGCTCAACTACCGCCTGCAGCGCAGCGACAAGCAGCTGGTGCTGGAGGTGCAGCCGGGCCTTCTGCCACCGGTCGGTGGCGTGGTGTTGCCGTGGCCGTACGCCGGCGATCCGGGCGAGGCGACCATCAACGGTGAAGCGGCCGAATGGGTCAACAAGGAACTGCACGTGCACCAGCTGCCGGCGCGGGTCGAGATCGATGTACCGGGCGCGGTGCGCCGCGCCGAGCGCAAGGGGCAGTAA
- a CDS encoding energy transducer TonB translates to MNVRLLSLSLIAATGLAGCGASEPPAPPPPAPTEVAAVKTPPPQYPLELACMGVGGTSTFKVTIGTDGKPSEVALLTGAGNPQLDELAKTAVQGWQFNAATRNGQPVPATIQVPVSFNPPQPKPDQCFAIEERLRRGG, encoded by the coding sequence ATGAACGTACGTTTGCTGAGCCTGTCCCTGATCGCTGCGACCGGCCTGGCCGGCTGTGGCGCGTCCGAGCCGCCGGCACCACCACCGCCCGCGCCGACCGAAGTCGCAGCGGTGAAGACGCCGCCGCCGCAGTACCCGCTTGAACTGGCCTGCATGGGCGTGGGCGGCACCAGCACCTTCAAGGTGACCATCGGCACCGACGGCAAGCCGAGCGAGGTTGCGCTGCTCACCGGCGCCGGCAACCCGCAGCTGGATGAACTGGCCAAGACCGCCGTTCAGGGCTGGCAGTTCAATGCCGCCACCCGCAACGGCCAGCCGGTGCCGGCCACCATCCAGGTGCCGGTCAGCTTCAACCCGCCGCAGCCGAAGCCGGACCAGTGCTTCGCCATCGAAGAACGCCTGCGTCGCGGCGGCTGA